ACTAACAAATTCATGGGGAAAATCATAGTCATTAATTACCAGGAAAAGATCATTTGAGTTCAAACTATGTCAAAATTTCACCAAAAGAAGTACAAGCTAGCTAGAGATATAAATGGCCAATctcttaaaattaatattaatcgaTACAATTAGAATTAGTTATTAGTAATTAGGTAAAGAACCAATAAGTAAAAGTGGCTAACATGATTAACTTGAGACTTTTTACTTTTGTACACAAAAAATTAACTCTCTCTTGGCATATCAAACTAAAACCTTGGCCATTGATCTTATTCTAATATTATATATCTTCCATTTTCTTGTCAACTAATTCTTCTTCTCTCCACTCCCATACTTATAGAGTCCCTAATCCATATTGATAtttattataatcaaattacGTACTAGAATCATATTCTTTCcctcttctttattttcaacCTCATGCACTATTGTAagttttaaaaactcaaaagtATGCATAGATATAACATGATGAAACAAAGAGATAACATGAGTTagtttacatatatttttaggGGATTGCATGTTCTGGACTCAAATATTAGTTTTCTGCATGCATAAAAGAAATAGAGTTTTGTAGATGATGTTTCCTTTCCAAAAGTGAATTAGAAGAAACATCTGGTGATATACTGTTATTAGATAATGGAATCCTGTTTTTTCTCGTATTGGTACTGTGCGTGTGAATCCTTCTTCAACGAGAAAGCGGAGGATGACATAAGGAATCGTGCCTCTATGTTTGTTTTGGACTATTTAATAGAAGAGAAACCTTACGTAAATCTTTTAAGGGATGATGAGCAAAGGATTTGTGGGAACTTGTTTCAATCGCTTCAGTGCAGCATTTTCAATATTATGCCACTCCTATTGATGATTGCTTGTTACACATGGTTATATACCTAGATAAAAAATTCAGATTTTTGTGATGGTTTCTAACATTCCAAGGCTTATTGAAAATGATCGACTTAAAAGGAAAGtgcaaatattgaaaaataattgtgGTGGATAATCCCAATCaacttgtttttaagaacatttaATTGCACTAATTTCTCATTAATTTTTTGTCCAGGAACACCATATAGCAGAATGGAACTGCAGAACAAAAGCACAAGCTTGTAGTTGAAACTGGTTTGACAATGCTCTTTCATGCTAATCTTTCATAAAAGCTGTGGGTAGATGCCTAAAGTGTACCCTTCACACCTACGGTTTTTGATGAAAATGTTTATCCTTATGCTAACCAATACTTGGTTTTCCTAAAGGTCGTCCGATATATTCAATTTCTTCCAATTTTCATGCAAGTTGTACTTAACATGGCCCTTTTTCCAGATCTTGAACCTAAGGTGTCTACACATTCTGCAGgactacaattttcattttaagcATCTAACCAATGGTGATGGTAGTCATGGTTTGAGAGATATCGGATCATTTTCCAATAAGCGTATGTCCAACATGACCGATGTATCACTTGGAGTAACCTTTAGTATGTAGCTGTTATATGCTGTGGAGTACACTCCCAAAGGGTTTTAGTATTGTAGGCAGGAGTTTCACTTTAGCGCAATGTGTTCAGTGTATGTTTCTTCTTGaaaaatgtttgtttattttcttttttcactttattAAGCAATCTAATTCTGTCAACCTTTTTTCTCACACTCCTGAAACCAATCCTTTCAAAATCTTAAACACACAATATAAAAGATGCTGAAAGATGAACAATAGGAAGATTACTGttaatttagaaatttgaaaatcaactaAGTTATGCTGAGACTTTTTCCATACAGATGAGTAACATGGAAGTAGATGGCCAAAAACAAAGGGACAGCGAATATAACTGAAATGGGAGTACAGAGATTTTAGTGTTGTATTTCAATCTGAGCTGCATAAAAGTTCTGCAACAAATTCTTCCAAGTTCTTATCGGAGCTTCCTCCTTCATTTACTGCCTCTTTAGCTAATTCTTTCCACCTCGCAGCATTCCTTTTCATCTCATaccctctctctccctccatAATTTCGCTTAGGCACATCTCTATTTCCTCTCTCTTAACAATCCCTTTTTCATCGGCCTTAACTCTAACCCCAACTTGCCATATATCCTCAACAAATTTAGCATTAGTTGTTTGGTCTGAAAACCGAGGCATTGCTATCATTGGCACTCCCAAGCTCAGTGCCTCCAGTGTTGAGTTCCATCCGCAATGAGTCATGAAACACCCGACTGCTTTGTGAGCTAAAACTTCTAGTTGACAACACCAACTCACAACCAAACCCTTCTCGGATGTTTCCTCTATGAAATTGTTAGggagttttttcttttccaattctCTGACTACCCACATGAAGTGGCTGTTGCTCCTTTTCAGGCCCCATGCTAGTTCCTCCATCTGCTCTTCTCCCAGTGATGCCAAGCTTCCAAACGATACATAAACCACAGAACCAATGCCCTTTGTGTCTAGCCACGTAATGCAGGTGTCAACATTCTGCTGGAAAAGGCTGAGGCCATAGTCTTTGTCATCCTCCAACCTCTTGTCCAAGTACATCGAAGGAACAGTTGGTCCTATTGTCTTGATTAATGGTCTTTGGCTTGTCATCCATTTCATTACCTAATGGAATTTAAGCAAGAAGTTAACAGAATGAAACAATTACTTAGCTATCATATCATGGAAAATAAAGACtccaatttatgaaattaagtaaaattgGTTACTGTTGGCCTTGCCTCAAAGGAGAAAATCTTTCATCATAATGAAGCAAAGTTGGTTGTCGACTGGTGGTAATACATTTGGGTATTATTCCTCTCACTCGTTGTTCTACTCTACGAGGTTAATTTCCTTATTGAAAGCCTATAAATCCTATAAATAGTGGGTGGTTTCTGTAACAATGTCTGTGCTACAGATGTTAATGTGTCCAAGTTAAGTAGCTAGACTAGCAGGTCGTTATGTTTGTATTATATGCAAGGTCTATATACAGGGTTTACAAGAAGTACCTGATCTTCCAACTTGTCAAAAGTGTTACACAATATCCACTTCCCTTTCTTGAAATTTGAAAACTGACTCAAGACGAGGTTCAGTAAAGCTGAGTCGACTGGGCTTTTAACATTGATAAATGATGGAAGATCGTCGACACGTAATAGTGGCATGGAAGGCATGGATACTGTTGATTCTTCTAAAGGAGTGTTGAATACCCCTTGATAGAAATGGTAATAGATAGCTGAAACAGCACATGATTGAGTGAAGAATGGAACCCCATCAAGGCCTAGGTGTTCAGCTAGGTCTTGTGCCCACGGCAAAACCGAGTCATAGATAAGTAGTTTAGCAGGATGGTTGGATCTATTGTGCTTCTCCATAAGCGCGGTCAAGCCTTGTGAAGCTAATATTCTAAAACGCTCCAGATAGTCCTCAATACTTTCTTCTTGTTGGCGTCTGTCAAACTCTTCAGAAATGATCTCAATGTTGATGGAGCTAGTTTGGGCGTGCATGGACTGACTATTGGAAGTTGCCGCGATTACTAGTGTAACCTTGATACCTTTGGAGGCCAAGCGCTTGGAGAATTGGAGCATCGGGTTTATGTGACCCTGTGCATGGAAAGGAAGGACCATGATATGTGTTTCACTAACTCTTTTGTCACTCTCCATTTTCCTCCAAAACgatctttctttcttctttaaccAGGCCAGATACAGAAGTCAGTATTTCTAGAGTTGCAGATGCTGGAAGGCCTAATCTTCCAACAATGAAAGGCCAGGAAAGTGGTCATCTCATGTGTCCGTCTTCTAGCTTTTATCTCTTCAGAACCAGCAGCACCCTCAATTTTTAGGTACATGTAAACCATATAAATTAGTAACAATCTATGTCGGGAGGCCAATTGGATCGTCCTTTTCAATTAGAAACTTAATAAATTGGGAAAGGAATTAGGAAAGGACCATTGGCAAAAACTATTATATGGTATTTTGACATTTTGTTGGTGTTTCTTTCATGAAATAAGTTCTAGAGGTTCATGGTTTTAAGCTTATTTAATGAATACAAGTACAACTACCCTTCTCATATGGTGTTTGACTGGCAGATCAAAGGGCGCTTCCAAATTAAGGAGAGAAGTTGGTAAAGATGCTTTTCCTTGGACGTGATGTGAAGTTGTCCAATATATTTTTGATCTTTCAGAATGGTTACACTTTTGCTGGATCTCATCTTCTTGTTCGTTTCCCTCCATCTCTTTAGAAAGAGTCATTAGATATCATTCTGCTCAGTCCTTCAGCACCAACCATATATGGCAATTCCCCTTTTTCTCAACCAACAAATTCATGGGGAAAATCATAGCCATTCATTACCAGGAAAAGATCATTTGAGTTCAAACTATGTCAAAATTTCACCAAAAGAAGTACAAGCTAGCTAGAGATATAAATGGCCAATCTCTTCAATTGATACAATTAGAATTAGTTATTATTAGTTAGGTAAAGAACCAATAAGTACAAGTGGCTAACATGATTAACTTGAGACTTTTTATTGTTGTACACAAAAAATTAACTCTCTCTTGGTATATCAAACTAAAACCTTGGCCATTGATCTTATTCTAATCTTATAtatcttccattttcttctcaACTAATTCTTCTTCTCTCCACTCCCATATTTATAGAGTCCCTAAACCATATTGATAtttattataatcaaattacGTACAAGAATCATATTATTTCCCTCTTCCTTATTTTCAATCTCATCCAATATTGCAAGTTTTAAAAACTCAAAGTATGCTTAGATATAACATGATGAAACGAAGAGATAACATGAGTTAGTTCACATATATTTTTAGGGGATTGCATGTTCTGAACTCAAATATTAGTTTTCTGCATGCATAAAAGAAATAGAGTTTTGTAGATGATGTGTCCTTTCCGAAAGAGAATTAGAAGAAGCATCTGGTGATATACTGTTATGAGATAATGGAATCCTGTTTTTTTTGCATATTGGTACTGTACATGTGAATCCTTCTTCAACGAGAAAGCAGAGGATGATATAAGGAATTGTGCCTCTATGTTTGTTTTAAGGATGATGAGCAAAGGATTCAAGCACTAAAACACTCCATGCGTGATTTCTCTTTCCTTTGGTTTATAAACTCTCAATGTAGAAACTAGAATTGGACTATGTTAGATATGGTTAACCATCGGTTTCTTGTTATCAAGAGGATGattgtctttttttctttttttcctttttatttttttttttatttttatttttttgtctttgccTGCCCATCGTATATTTCCCATATGCCTTAGTTGCACCCCTTTTTTTTGTTCAGCGCTtgttaataaatttatcttGCTATTGTACATCGTAACACTCAACTTCCTTGCTAGAAATTAATTGAAGAATTCTATTGTTCAACTCTCATTCTTTTCATATAATTCTTTGGACAAATAAGTGCTAAATGTTAGCATCCATGAATTGGAACAGGGGGTTAAATTCGAATTTGGATTCTTGTAGAGagtatttagaaaataaaaaatgttaaagaaaatgatttttttaatatttgagaaaggaagtttcttatatttgagaataagaaaaaggagtcttaaaaaattctaagaaaaaagaaaaggagaaaccTAAAATTTTTCTCCctaaacaatttaattttctttcccttgacTTTTCCATTgacaaataaaatagagaaatttcatattgtttttggtatttttcCCGTTAAACTTTCTAAGAACTAAACATGCATTCATATCATAGTGAACACCAGTCTCTAAAAGCATATAATTAATATTCCACCTCGGTATCACTATTGATACCAATTATTCCTTTTGGTGTGTTGCTGTTGTACATATGCTGAAAGTGAGTTCCTACACAGTTGAGAACTCTATATTCTTAAcaattatatatgaaattagatGAAGCCTTGGAGGCTAGGACCATATATTAAGATACATCAAATATTAACATGTCCAAAAGTGTTGAAGGAGAGGcatcttatattttttgaaaaacaaccAAACATTAAGCTTAATCTCAATATAGAAGGTTGAATTAACAACACATTATTcatgtgaaaataaaatgagatcAAGGAAAAGAGGTCTTCTTGGTGTACATTAGAATCAGCTTCTCACAAGGGCAACGAATTCTTCAATGTTCTTATCAGAGGTTCCACCTTCATTTACTGCCTCTTTAGCCAACTCCTTCCACCTCAAAGCATTCCTTTTCATCTCATTCCCCTTCTCTCCTTCCATGGCTTCCCTTATACACGCCTCTATCTCCTCTCTGTTAACAATCCCCTTGTCATCCCCTTTAGCTCTAATCCCTACTCCCCACACATCCTGCACAAACTTAGCATTAGTTGGTTGATCTGAAAAGTGAGGTATTGCAATCATTGGCACTCCCAAGCTCAGAGCCTCTAGAGTTGAGTTCCATCCACAATGAGTCATGAAGCACCCCACAGCTTTGTGAGACAAGAC
This region of Vitis vinifera cultivar Pinot Noir 40024 chromosome 5, ASM3070453v1 genomic DNA includes:
- the LOC100250917 gene encoding mogroside IE synthase, which gives rise to MESDKRVSETHIMVLPFHAQGHINPMLQFSKRLASKGIKVTLVIAATSNSQSMHAQTSSINIEIISEEFDRRQQEESIEDYLERFRILASQGLTALMEKHNRSNHPAKLLIYDSVLPWAQDLAEHLGLDGVPFFTQSCAVSAIYYHFYQGVFNTPLEESTVSMPSMPLLRVDDLPSFINVKSPVDSALLNLVLSQFSNFKKGKWILCNTFDKLEDQVMKWMTSQRPLIKTIGPTVPSMYLDKRLEDDKDYGLSLFQQNVDTCITWLDTKGIGSVVYVSFGSLASLGEEQMEELAWGLKRSNSHFMWVVRELEKKKLPNNFIEETSEKGLVVSWCCQLEVLAHKAVGCFMTHCGWNSTLEALSLGVPMIAMPRFSDQTTNAKFVEDIWQVGVRVKADEKGIVKREEIEMCLSEIMEGERGYEMKRNAARWKELAKEAVNEGGSSDKNLEEFVAELLCSSD